From one Candidatus Sulfotelmatobacter sp. genomic stretch:
- the larB gene encoding nickel pincer cofactor biosynthesis protein LarB, whose translation MNAESIRKLFEEVRRGKLTPDDAVDRMRHLPFEDLGFAKVDHHRALRAGMAEVILGEGKTPQQVAGIFARLSKHGANVLTTRATEKQFVAVQKKVRGAEYRELARAIVLQRDPTKYGKGIIAVVSAGTSDIPIAEEAVVTAEIMGNEVQHFYDVGVAGIHRLLANREALTKARVVIVCAGMEGALPSVVGGLVGVPVIAVPTSIGYGASFKGLAALLGMLNSCASNVSVVNIDNGFGAGYVASLINRLP comes from the coding sequence GTGAACGCAGAATCCATCCGCAAGCTTTTCGAAGAGGTGCGTCGCGGCAAACTTACGCCCGACGATGCCGTCGATCGCATGCGCCATTTGCCCTTCGAGGATCTCGGCTTCGCCAAAGTCGATCATCATCGAGCGCTGCGGGCCGGTATGGCTGAGGTCATTCTCGGGGAAGGTAAAACTCCCCAGCAGGTCGCGGGAATCTTCGCCCGGCTTTCGAAACATGGAGCCAACGTTTTAACCACGCGTGCGACCGAAAAACAATTTGTTGCAGTCCAGAAGAAAGTTCGCGGCGCCGAATATCGCGAACTCGCTCGCGCCATCGTTCTACAGCGGGATCCCACCAAATATGGGAAGGGCATTATTGCAGTAGTTTCCGCCGGAACCAGCGATATCCCCATTGCGGAAGAGGCAGTCGTCACCGCCGAAATCATGGGCAACGAAGTGCAGCATTTTTATGATGTCGGAGTCGCCGGCATCCACCGTTTGCTGGCGAATCGTGAAGCCCTGACCAAAGCCCGTGTCGTGATCGTTTGCGCCGGCATGGAAGGAGCGCTGCCCAGCGTGGTTGGAGGACTGGTCGGCGTTCCCGTAATCGCCGTACCCACCAGCATCGGTTATGGCGCGTCGTTCAAGGGACTGGCCGCCTTGCTCGGCATGCTCAACTCCTGCGCATCGAACGTGAGCGTGGTCAACATCGATAACGGATTCGGCGCGGGATACGTGGCCTCGCTCATCAATCGGCTGCCTTGA
- a CDS encoding BON domain-containing protein — MTTRKMNAGKQSFGRLVGAILAIGLMSAMALAQPSAAARYDNQIQTTLTQKLAGKSQFGSVKASVEDGIVVLTGTVDLYQRKLDAAKTARKTANVQGVRNLLTVAGPDVPDAQLEQKLATKLRYVRVGYDNTFDYFALGVKDGVVTVEGQDRTGIGRDEALADIANMPGVKDVINNVSVEPVSFFDDGLRVRAWRAIYADSVLNRYAADPARPIRIIVMNGHVTLYGSVDSKMDKELAGIRANQISGAFSVENKLQIEGKS; from the coding sequence ATGACTACAAGAAAAATGAATGCAGGTAAGCAATCTTTTGGGAGGCTGGTGGGTGCGATTCTGGCGATCGGGCTGATGAGCGCGATGGCGTTGGCGCAACCGTCCGCAGCGGCCCGCTACGACAATCAAATTCAAACAACTCTGACGCAGAAACTGGCCGGCAAGAGCCAGTTTGGCAGTGTCAAAGCAAGCGTGGAAGACGGGATTGTGGTCCTGACGGGCACCGTCGATCTTTACCAGCGCAAACTCGACGCGGCCAAGACTGCCCGCAAGACCGCGAATGTGCAGGGGGTTCGCAACCTCCTCACTGTCGCCGGTCCTGACGTGCCGGACGCGCAACTCGAGCAGAAACTTGCGACCAAGCTCCGGTACGTGCGCGTAGGCTACGACAATACGTTCGATTACTTCGCGCTCGGAGTGAAGGACGGCGTGGTGACGGTCGAGGGGCAGGATCGCACGGGCATCGGCCGCGACGAAGCTCTGGCCGACATCGCGAACATGCCTGGGGTGAAGGACGTGATCAACAACGTCTCGGTCGAGCCGGTTTCGTTTTTCGACGACGGTCTGCGCGTGCGGGCGTGGCGCGCGATCTATGCCGACTCAGTTCTAAATCGGTATGCGGCGGACCCGGCGCGACCGATACGAATCATCGTGATGAACGGGCACGTGACGCTCTACGGTTCGGTCGACAGCAAAATGGACAAGGAACTTGCCGGAATCCGAGCCAACCAAATCTCCGGCGCGTTCAGCGTGGAAAACAAGCTTCAGATTGAGGGAAAATCTTAA
- a CDS encoding PAS domain S-box protein, translating to MGEGVSQSGRADISRASRLKKALESGAPPAFVPAENADTSADGSCSKFSCPLPALDEVPASGPDKADPRLQFLEQMFQAFPDGLSIADTEHRVLWANETFARMFDYAAGEVIGQPLENLVVPADRLAESEWVSEALTRGERITLETQRRKKDGSLLDVSVSCAPLLLDGQMAGFYAGYHDISDRKRVEALSSALYRVAEKSSSAHDLQQFFAAVHSIVDELMYARNFYIALYDPATELLTFPYFVDEQDSAPPPKKLGHGLTDYLIRVGEPLLATPEVLQAMEDRGEVARNGSRSLDWMGVPLKVNNHTFGGLVVQTYSKNIRYGERDKEILTFVARQLASAVEIKRNEQALRRSEARYRSLVQSSVYGIYRSSLEGRFLDVNPALITMLGYSCAEEVLLLDPEKDVFANSEEHTRLIDEFRKRGRLDGIELKWKRKDGGAITVRISGRAVSSADEPADVLEAIAEDVTDRRVLEDQFRQAQKMEAVGRLAGGVAHDFNNLLMVISGYAEVMLAALEPEHLLREKAEAIQQAADRATTLTRQLLAFSRKQLLELKVVDVNAIVQDMERLLRPLIGETVEFSTCLARDAAHTRADAGQLEQVLMNLVVNAKDAMPNGGTLSLETLNIVVEETHRRGQTFIRPGDYVMLAVTDTGTGMDKETQSRIFEPFFTTKEKGKGTGLGLSTVYGIVKQSGGYVLVQSEEGRGTTFQIYLPRVEGVAEKQSPPVTQNILGGTETVLLVEDEESVRQLVRETLTLKGYTVIEAESAEAGIAAASRHQGSIDLVITDVVMPGMGGRELIKQLAESRPESKVLYVSGYTEDAIEGSIERGAAFLQKPFTLQNLSRKVREVLG from the coding sequence ATGGGCGAAGGTGTCTCCCAATCAGGAAGAGCGGACATTTCCCGCGCCAGCAGGCTGAAAAAAGCTCTGGAGAGCGGAGCTCCGCCTGCCTTCGTACCGGCGGAAAATGCCGACACGTCCGCCGATGGTTCCTGCTCCAAGTTCTCCTGTCCGCTGCCCGCCTTGGATGAAGTCCCCGCGAGCGGTCCAGACAAAGCCGACCCTCGGCTGCAATTCCTGGAACAAATGTTTCAGGCGTTTCCCGATGGATTGAGTATTGCCGACACCGAACATCGAGTGCTCTGGGCCAACGAAACCTTTGCTCGCATGTTCGATTACGCAGCGGGTGAGGTCATAGGCCAACCTCTGGAGAATCTCGTTGTCCCGGCGGATCGTTTGGCGGAGTCGGAGTGGGTGTCGGAGGCGCTCACCAGGGGTGAGCGCATTACGCTGGAAACGCAGCGCAGGAAAAAAGATGGAAGCCTGCTCGACGTTTCCGTCTCCTGTGCGCCTCTGCTGCTGGACGGTCAGATGGCGGGCTTCTACGCCGGCTACCACGACATTTCCGATCGCAAGCGCGTAGAGGCGTTGAGTTCGGCGCTCTACCGGGTCGCCGAAAAAAGCAGCAGCGCCCACGATCTGCAACAGTTCTTCGCAGCAGTGCACAGTATCGTCGATGAATTGATGTACGCACGCAATTTCTACATTGCGCTCTACGATCCCGCCACGGAGTTGCTGACATTCCCTTATTTTGTCGATGAGCAGGATTCTGCGCCGCCCCCGAAAAAGCTGGGTCATGGGCTGACCGATTACCTCATTCGCGTGGGAGAGCCGCTACTGGCTACGCCCGAAGTGCTCCAAGCCATGGAGGATCGCGGCGAAGTAGCCCGAAACGGATCTCGCTCTCTCGACTGGATGGGCGTGCCACTCAAAGTGAACAACCATACTTTCGGGGGGTTAGTTGTGCAGACCTATTCGAAGAACATCCGCTATGGCGAGCGCGACAAAGAAATTCTCACGTTCGTGGCACGGCAACTAGCGAGCGCGGTTGAGATCAAGAGAAACGAGCAGGCGCTACGGCGCTCTGAGGCCCGCTATCGCTCTCTGGTGCAAAGTTCGGTGTATGGCATTTACCGGTCGAGTCTGGAAGGAAGATTTCTGGACGTGAACCCCGCGCTGATCACAATGCTGGGATACAGCTGTGCCGAGGAAGTGCTCTTACTTGATCCGGAAAAAGATGTCTTCGCAAACTCCGAAGAACACACTCGGCTAATCGATGAGTTCCGCAAACGCGGACGCCTCGACGGGATTGAATTGAAGTGGAAGCGTAAAGACGGCGGCGCCATCACGGTGCGGATCAGCGGGCGCGCGGTAAGCAGCGCTGACGAGCCCGCCGACGTACTAGAGGCGATTGCCGAGGATGTTACCGACCGTCGCGTGCTCGAGGATCAGTTCCGTCAGGCTCAGAAGATGGAAGCTGTGGGCCGGCTGGCGGGTGGCGTGGCCCACGACTTCAACAATCTGCTGATGGTGATCAGCGGATACGCCGAAGTCATGCTCGCAGCTCTGGAACCAGAGCATCTGCTGCGCGAGAAGGCTGAGGCCATCCAGCAGGCGGCCGATCGCGCTACTACTCTGACCCGGCAGTTGCTGGCTTTCAGCCGCAAGCAACTGCTCGAGCTCAAAGTTGTCGACGTCAACGCGATTGTGCAGGACATGGAGCGGTTGCTACGCCCCCTGATCGGCGAAACCGTGGAATTCTCGACCTGCCTAGCCCGGGATGCGGCGCATACGCGGGCCGACGCCGGGCAACTGGAGCAAGTGTTGATGAATCTGGTGGTCAACGCCAAAGACGCCATGCCCAACGGGGGAACGCTCAGTCTGGAGACGTTAAATATTGTCGTGGAAGAAACACATCGCCGCGGCCAGACGTTCATCCGTCCCGGTGACTACGTCATGCTCGCCGTAACCGACACTGGCACTGGCATGGACAAGGAAACGCAGTCGCGAATCTTCGAGCCGTTCTTTACAACGAAGGAGAAAGGCAAAGGTACTGGGCTCGGTCTCTCCACGGTCTACGGGATTGTGAAGCAGAGTGGAGGATATGTATTGGTGCAGAGCGAGGAAGGCCGCGGTACGACTTTCCAGATTTATCTGCCCCGAGTGGAAGGCGTTGCCGAAAAGCAGTCTCCTCCAGTGACCCAAAATATCCTTGGCGGCACGGAGACGGTTTTATTGGTGGAAGACGAAGAATCGGTCCGTCAGTTAGTCAGGGAAACTCTGACCTTGAAGGGATACACCGTGATCGAAGCGGAAAGCGCCGAGGCAGGAATTGCCGCGGCGTCACGACATCAAGGCAGCATCGATTTGGTGATCACCGATGTGGTTATGCCTGGGATGGGCGGCCGCGAACTGATTAAGCAATTGGCGGAATCCCGCCCGGAATCGAAAGTCCTTTATGTCTCAGGTTACACCGAGGACGCGATCGAAGGAAGCATAGAGCGAGGCGCCGCGTTTCTGCAGAAGCCCTTCACCCTGCAAAATCTGTCGCGCAAAGTCAGGGAAGTGCTCGGGTAG
- the msrP gene encoding protein-methionine-sulfoxide reductase catalytic subunit MsrP has translation MLIKKAADIPSSEITPRSLYLNRRQFLAGAAVAGAAVATGFGIREMASPSTTALAGNKIDGIKKSPFSTTETITPYKDVTTYNNYYEFSTDKDGPARLAKNFRTRPWKVKIDGLVDKKQELDIDAILKMAPPEERICRHRCVEGWSIVVPWVGFPLSELIKRVNPTSKAKFVEFTTILDMTQMPGQQRNVLQWPYVEGLRMDEAMHPLALLCFGMYGEDLPNQDGAPLRIVVPWKYGFKSAKAIVRIRFTEKQPLNTWNISAPTEYGFYSNVNPSVDHPRWSQATERRLGEFRKRPTLMFNGYEQVASLYSGMDLKKNF, from the coding sequence ATGCTGATCAAGAAGGCCGCAGACATTCCATCTTCGGAAATCACTCCGCGGAGTTTGTATCTCAATCGCCGTCAGTTTCTGGCCGGGGCGGCCGTCGCAGGAGCTGCAGTCGCGACCGGCTTTGGCATCCGCGAGATGGCCTCGCCTTCGACCACCGCGCTAGCCGGCAACAAAATCGACGGCATCAAGAAAAGTCCATTCAGCACGACCGAAACCATCACTCCTTACAAGGACGTCACTACCTACAACAACTATTACGAGTTCTCCACCGACAAAGACGGCCCGGCGCGGTTGGCCAAAAATTTCCGCACGCGCCCCTGGAAAGTAAAGATCGACGGCCTAGTCGATAAGAAACAAGAGCTCGACATTGATGCGATCCTCAAGATGGCTCCGCCGGAGGAGCGCATCTGCCGTCATCGCTGCGTCGAAGGCTGGTCGATTGTCGTTCCCTGGGTCGGTTTCCCGCTGAGCGAACTGATCAAGCGGGTGAACCCTACGAGCAAGGCAAAGTTTGTCGAGTTCACCACGATTCTCGACATGACTCAGATGCCCGGCCAGCAGCGCAATGTGCTGCAATGGCCCTACGTCGAGGGCCTGCGCATGGATGAAGCCATGCATCCGCTCGCGCTGCTCTGTTTTGGGATGTACGGGGAAGACCTCCCCAATCAGGATGGCGCGCCGCTGCGCATCGTGGTTCCGTGGAAGTATGGTTTCAAGAGCGCCAAGGCGATCGTGCGAATCCGTTTCACCGAGAAGCAGCCGCTGAATACCTGGAACATTTCCGCGCCGACGGAGTATGGTTTCTATTCCAATGTGAATCCAAGCGTGGACCATCCCCGCTGGAGTCAGGCCACAGAGCGCAGGCTCGGCGAATTCCGCAAACGCCCCACGTTGATGTTCAACGGCTACGAACAAGTAGCCAGCCTGTACAGTGGAATGGATTTGAAGAAAAATTTCTAG
- a CDS encoding protein-methionine-sulfoxide reductase heme-binding subunit MsrQ codes for MRYLKPVLLLACLTPLANLVWRALHSQLGANPIEKITHTTGDCTLTFLLITLSITPLRKLTRQYWLIGLRRMLGLFAFFYGTLHLMTYVWLDKFFDVHEMLADIAKRKFITAGMTAFALMIPLALTSTKWSIRKLGGKRWQALHRLIYFSAAAGVIHYIWLVKADLKKPLEYVAVLGVLMLYRVVGWFSARSAVIPKLEATEG; via the coding sequence ATGCGCTACCTCAAACCCGTGCTCCTCCTGGCCTGCCTCACTCCACTAGCCAATCTCGTATGGCGCGCCTTGCATTCCCAGCTTGGCGCCAATCCTATTGAGAAGATCACGCACACCACGGGCGACTGCACGCTGACCTTTCTGCTGATTACGTTGTCGATCACGCCGCTGCGCAAACTCACGCGGCAGTATTGGCTGATCGGCCTGCGCCGCATGCTAGGGCTGTTCGCGTTTTTCTATGGCACGCTGCACCTGATGACTTATGTCTGGCTCGACAAATTTTTCGATGTGCACGAAATGCTGGCCGACATCGCCAAGAGAAAGTTCATTACCGCCGGCATGACGGCTTTTGCCCTGATGATTCCGCTGGCCCTGACGTCGACCAAGTGGTCGATCCGCAAACTCGGCGGCAAGCGCTGGCAAGCCCTGCATCGCCTGATTTATTTCAGCGCCGCCGCCGGAGTCATCCACTACATCTGGCTGGTCAAAGCCGACCTGAAGAAACCTCTGGAATACGTCGCGGTGCTGGGCGTGTTGATGCTATATCGGGTCGTGGGATGGTTCAGCGCGCGCAGCGCAGTAATCCCCAAGTTGGAGGCGACAGAAGGATGA